A genomic stretch from Argiope bruennichi chromosome 2, qqArgBrue1.1, whole genome shotgun sequence includes:
- the LOC129962044 gene encoding delta(3,5)-Delta(2,4)-dienoyl-CoA isomerase, mitochondrial-like: MFCANVTSLLRSKISIHSLKKLIRPMSSTSNYQYETLSVTSDRDHVLHVQLNRPDKLNAINKIFWHEVLDCFRKIKDDKDCRVAVVSGNGRMFSAGLDFSDMLDLTSKIVSKDDIARKAKYLQATIAQFQQSFTAIEDCQKPVIAAIHNGCLGAGANLVSACDVRYCTEDAYFAIKEIDIGLAADIGILQRLPKAVGNDSLLREYIFTCKPIDSKDAKEIGIVSKIFPSKEEMMNAAFDLAALIASKSPVAVQGTKIALNYSRDHSVKEGLEFMTFWNMTMLQSEDVLKAAEATISRSKEPPKFSKL; encoded by the coding sequence ATGTTTTGTGCTAATGTTACAAGTCTTTTGCGTTCCAAAATTTCTATTCActctttgaagaaattaattcGACCTATGTCTAGCACATCTAATTATCAATATGAAACCTTATCGGTCACATCTGACCGAGACCATGTTTTGCATGTTCAGCTGAACAGACCTGATAAATTAAATgccattaataaaatcttttggcATGAAGTTCTTGATTGTTTCCGAAAAATCAAGGATGACAAAGACTGCCGTGTTGCTGTCGTCTCTGGTAATGGGCGCATGTTTTCTGCTGGCCTGGATTTTTCTGATATGCTGGATCTCACTTCCAAAATAGTTAGTAAAGATGACATTGCCAGAAAGGCTAAATACTTGCAAGCGACGATTGCCCAATTCCAGCAGTCCTTTACTGCCATCGAAGATTGCCAAAAGCCGGTAATTGCAGCAATCCACAATGGATGCCTTGGAGCAGGTGCTAATCTTGTAAGTGCCTGCGACGTGCGCTATTGCACGGAAGATGCCTACTTTGCTATCAAAGAGATTGACATTGGTTTGGCTGCCGATATTGGCATTCTACAACGACTGCCAAAAGCTGTAGGCAATGATAGCCTTTTGAGGGAATATATTTTCACTTGTAAACCCATTGATTCAAAAGATGCCAAGGAAATTGGAATTGTGAGTAAGATATTTCCTTCTAAGGAGGAGATGATGAATGCAGCATTTGATCTGGCTGCTCTGATTGCATCCAAAAGCCCTGTTGCAGTGCAAGGAACGAAGATTGCTCTGAATTATTCTCGTGATCATTCAGTCAAGGAAGGGCTGGAATTCATGACTTTTTGGAACATGACAATGCTTCAGAGTGAAGATGTACTCAAAGCAGCTGAGGCTACAATCTCCAGATCAAAAGAGCCCCCGAAATTCTCAAAGTTGTAA
- the LOC129958313 gene encoding leucine carboxyl methyltransferase 1-like produces the protein MCEDDAVIATNDDAALCKRYAVAKGYWSDPYIEYFIKSTSERKAPEISRGYYARVMGMKILLDQFLTTTNYNCQVINIGAGFDTLYWRLKDENASLKSFIEVDLPPVTSRKCYIIRNRKNLLRMVATEDDDIQFSSCELHAGEYHLVGADIRNTGELETKLLSGLVDTSLPTVFLAECVLVYNEEHLTSALLKWIAEHFRTALFINYEQVNMGDKFGSVMIENLKKRGCNLAGVSVCSDLESQRRRFTSAGWDGAKAWDMMEVYQHLPSQDVERVEHLEFLDEQELLQQLLQHYCITVAFRGESLEDIGFN, from the coding sequence ATGTGCGAAGACGACGCCGTAATTGCTACGAACGATGACGCTGCTCTCTGCAAACGATACGCGGTCGCTAAAGGTTACTGGAGTGATCCCtacattgaatatttcattaaatcgaCTTCGGAGAGAAAAGCACCTGAAATCAGCCGTGGGTATTACGCGAGAGTCATGGGAATGAAAATATTGCTGGATCAGTTTCTCACAACCACCAATTATAATTGCCAAGTGATTAATATTGGGGCTGGATTCGATACCTTATATTGGAGATTGAAGGATGAAAATGCGTCCTTAAAAAGTTTCATTGAAGTGGATTTACCCCCAGTCACCTCCAGGAAATGTTATATCATTCGAAATCGAAAAAATTTACTCCGTATGGTTGCTACAGAAGATGATGACATACAGTTTTCAAGTTGTGAGCTCCATGCTGGGGAATATCATTTAGTTGGAGCTGATATTCGCAACACAGGGGAACTTGAAACAAAGCTGCTGTCTGGTCTAGTAGACACATCCTTGCCAACAGTTTTCTTGGCTGAATGTGTTCTGGTGTATAATGAAGAGCATCTCACATCTGCCCTGCTGAAATGGATTGCTGAACATTTCCGAACAGCCCTATTCATCAACTATGAGCAAGTGAATATGGGTGACAAATTTGGATCAGTGATGATTGAAAATCTGAAGAAACGTGGTTGCAATCTTGCTGGAGTATCTGTCTGCTCTGATCTGGAATCACAGCGGAGGCGCTTCACCAGTGCTGGTTGGGATGGAGCCAAAGCTTGGGACATGATGGAAGTGTACCAGCATCTGCCCTCGCAAGATGTGGAACGAGTGGAACACCTGGAGTTTTTGGATGAACAAGAACTTCTTCAGCAACTCCTGCAACATTATTGTATAACTGTAGCTTTTCGAGGTGAAAGTCTTGAAGATATTGGCTTCAACTAA